The Tolypothrix sp. PCC 7712 region CCCGAGTTCCCCAATCCCTTAACCACCCGCGAGCTGACTCAGCGCTTTTGCTAAATATGCATACTGCTCTAGCTTATTGTAAATTTGTGCGGATATCCGCAGCAGCAGGCGAGGCGATTCCTGCCAGGGTACTACCTGTACTTGAATGCCAAATTTATCAAATAAGTCATCATGTACAGACATAAAATGTCGATTTTCTAACGCATTTGGCATGGGTATAACTGCCATCGAACCAATCATTGACTCGGGACAAGGTGGTAAAACTCCCAGAGATTGGCAAAGTAGTTGTCTGGCTTCTAATACTAACTGATGATTTTGCTGCCTCAGCTCATCCCAACCTCCAGGAAGCAAGGAACCCATAAAGGCGATCGCTTCGGGAACGCACATATAAGCGGTAGGATCGTCTGTACCTGTCCAATCGAATTCTAGTTGAAATCTCGATTTATCGGTTCTAGGTGAATTAGCACCATGACTAATTGTCAGAGGACGAATTTCTGACTGTTTATCTGGTTGCACGTACAAAAATGCGGCTCCCTTGGGCGCACATAGCCATTTATGGCAATTACCTGTGTAATAAGCTGCCCCAATTTCTCGCAGATTCAGCGCTATCATTCCCGGAGCATGGGCACCATCTATGAGTGTATCTACGCCTTGCTGTTGCAATTCCTTGATTAACTGCTGAATCGGGAAAATCAGCCCTGTCTGGCTAGTTACATGATCTATCAGGGCTAACTTTGTTTTTGGGGAAACTCGCTCCATTACCGCCGCTATTACCTGCTGTGGCGACTCAATCGGAAACGGAATTTTAGCAATGACTATCCGTACGCCAGTGCGACTAGCAATAAAATCTAAGGCATTGCGGCAAGCGTTATATTCGTGGTTGGTTGTCAAAATTTCATCTTCAGCAGTAAAGGTAAGCGATCGCAATACTGCATTTACACCAGTCGTCGCATTATTGACAAATACCACATCCTCGCTATCCGCGCCTACAAAGTCGGCTAGTTTGCTTCTAGCGTTATCTATTAGGGGTTCCCACGCTCTACCAAAAAAGTTGATTGGCTCTTGTTCCAGCTGCGATCGCAATTTTTGCTGAACCTCTAGCACTGCTTTCGGACAAGCACCAAAAGACCCATGATTCAGAAATGTTATTTCTGGATCAAGAGTCCATAAGTTTGCATATTCTGAAGACTGAAGTTTGAAACTTAGCTTTTCATCCTTCATTCTTCACCTTTTATCCTTTTTAACTCCCCAGGCTGGATTCGAACCAGCGACCAATCGATTAACAGTCGATCGCTCTACCACTGAGCTACTGAGGATTGCTCACGATTTATAATCTTAAAGGTAAAAATAGGATTTGGCAAGTACCTGGGCCAATTTTTTTTTTAATGCCTAAAACTTGGTAATTTTTGCAGTCCAAATCGGCTCTGGATTTAAAGCAGAGATTTCACAGACTCAAATATCGATCTACTTCAATCCCATTCTTAGTTCCACCAAGCGCTGCCGAGACTTGGCATCGATGGCGTTAGCCAAAAATCTGCTTTTAGATTGTTTGCGTGATTGATACTTATGTCGCATCCGACAAACAGTAGTTTCGACTTCGCCACATAGTTGTTGTGCAGACAACCATTCAGCACCATACCCCTGTACCATCAGCTGCTGTGCCCGATCTGATGTGGCGACAATCACGCGAGAAATTCGCGACTGAATTATTTGGTAGCGTAAAGACGCACAGAGTTTTTCAATATAGGTATCTGCTGTTTGCCCAAAATCAGTATAGTGAACTGATAATAGCTCTGTAATAACTTCTTTGTTACTACAGGTATTTTGATATTGGGCATCAAAAACGATTTGAGTATCGTAACCTTGAAACGAACTATAACTAGTCATCGTTTCCACTAATTCAACTCGTGCAGCTTCAAGTCCTGAAT contains the following coding sequences:
- a CDS encoding NYN domain-containing protein, with product MPRSLTQAVLLVDGYNIIGAWPCLKKTRDNSGLEAARVELVETMTSYSSFQGYDTQIVFDAQYQNTCSNKEVITELLSVHYTDFGQTADTYIEKLCASLRYQIIQSRISRVIVATSDRAQQLMVQGYGAEWLSAQQLCGEVETTVCRMRHKYQSRKQSKSRFLANAIDAKSRQRLVELRMGLK
- a CDS encoding aminotransferase class V-fold PLP-dependent enzyme, with protein sequence MKDEKLSFKLQSSEYANLWTLDPEITFLNHGSFGACPKAVLEVQQKLRSQLEQEPINFFGRAWEPLIDNARSKLADFVGADSEDVVFVNNATTGVNAVLRSLTFTAEDEILTTNHEYNACRNALDFIASRTGVRIVIAKIPFPIESPQQVIAAVMERVSPKTKLALIDHVTSQTGLIFPIQQLIKELQQQGVDTLIDGAHAPGMIALNLREIGAAYYTGNCHKWLCAPKGAAFLYVQPDKQSEIRPLTISHGANSPRTDKSRFQLEFDWTGTDDPTAYMCVPEAIAFMGSLLPGGWDELRQQNHQLVLEARQLLCQSLGVLPPCPESMIGSMAVIPMPNALENRHFMSVHDDLFDKFGIQVQVVPWQESPRLLLRISAQIYNKLEQYAYLAKALSQLAGG